The DNA region AATTAGGATAAAAAAGGAGGCTGCGGCCTTGTCCTGGGTCTCAAGAAATCGAGACACCCCAAGGGGAAATGTCCcttggcctctccctttattccaatactattacaggactcctctgtgtcctccctggAGATAACCTCTGGCGTTGTGAAGTTTgttccccacagggacacaccctactctttcagtgctcattctccagctcttctctgctttctaacacatctaGAAGCCcgtgtccttgctgctgcacgGATCTCCCACggctctctgccagcagcactccagagctcccagctccagctggcagggcctcagcgcctgccctgtgccctcctgccctgaCGGCCACACCAGGCCCTGCTTGCCGCCCTCATGGTGGCACTCCTGGCCCCAGCGTTCTCCAAGGCCTTCTCCGGGGGCACCTTCTTGCGGCCTTTCACTCTCTGCACCAGGCCCAGCAGAGACCTGAGAGCGGCAGTGGACaagggcctgcagggacagcaccaggccCAGTGGCTTCCCTCTGACAGCGGGCCGGCTTGGGCTGGAGATGCACAAGAAATTCTTgcctctcaggctgctcaggcccTTGCCTacacacactgcccacagcagctgtggctgccccatccctggcagcgttccaagccaggctggacggggtcTGAAACAAGCGGGCCCAggagaaggtgtccctgcccttggcagcagggttgcAACAAGACCATTTTTAAGCATCCTTCCAAGGGAGGCCCTTCTGGCCTTCTGTGGTCGCAGGGGCCGCGGTCAACTGGACTTAATTTCTGATTAGAACCAATTCACCACTGCAAGTATGGCCAATTTCAAGGAGACTCTTCACAAGCTCAGATTCACAACTTGTCGCTTTTACCTACACTACAGGTCTGGTTGAGGTCAATAAAGTCTTGCATGATCCAGGTTCTGGAATCTTGTCCTTTATTGAATCAAGAGCAACGAAATTTCCAGGTTGCTACTCATAAAAGCACTAACTATAGAACATAgttgtgtgtccccagcagacagagacaCGATATATGTCTTTactactacattaaaaaaaactcttaTATATTAAACTccttatatatacaatataacatttataattGCTACGTATGATATAAATGTAtcaattttttggaaattttaaaataacatgttttcatCCATATAAGATATAAGTGCCCTATGAGCATTAATACGTATCACAACTTAGAGTGACGCTAAATATTGGCTATATTGcattctttaaacaaaattacatatttgaccctttagaataatttcttctcatgaTATAATAGTTACATAATTCATGTAGTtgacaatatttatattattccattggcttttatgatattttacTATTATATATGATAATTGATAAGCTTTCTAGCATATAATATGTACACAGgggatatatatacacaaattaaCAACCTAGATCTTTACATATACAAAGTATCAGGTCAGCTCCAACACAGTTGGTACAATGCTGACCTGAAGGATTCCcatgagggaagaaggagaaacaacGTCCATTCAGCAATCCCAAACATTGCCCAGggattgtggagtctccctccccagagagagagagtcaaCAACCTTGATCCAAACGCAATCCTTTGTAGTGTAGAGAGGGAAGACCTGCCGGGAGCACCCCTGAAGCAAATGATGCCACCAGTGGTCCTTTCAAACATTCCCTCATCTGAGATTCTGAGATTCGTGTCTCGGCACAAGATGAAGCcctcagagggaaaatggaCTCAAAGAAAGAGGTGGGGGAATAATAGCATTTCCTTGTGCATGTTCCTTGATCTTTGGAGCCAACCTGGTCATCactggatgcagtgctggggaggctcttgagaccacactgctgctgctgctgctgctgctgctgatggcataGTGCTGCTACGCAgcgttttcccttccctctccgaAACCcaccttctcccttcttttcccatctctcctgaGAACTGGTTCTCTGCCACCCGGTGTGAGCctcacaagcacagctctgtgcaggagaacCTCTTTCACTGTTCATTTCTAAGGATCCGTTTGAACCAATGCTGCAGATCCATGTACTGGTTCATTGCCTGAGAGTGGGCAACGGGATCCATCACCAGGTCATGGAAGAGATTGCGTGACCTGGCCATTAGGACCTCTGGGGGCAAGCGGATGCCCTCAGGAAGCCTCTGGTTGCCCACAATGAAGTGATTGAGGCGTCTCCTTGCCACACACGTGCGCAGGCTCTCGCTGATATCCATCAGCCGGCTCACAAAATGTCTCCTGCGCCACTGTGACGCGGGCAAGATGCTCAGGAGGTGCATGACAATGGTCTTGATGGTATAGGTGGAAAAGCCTAAGCCCAGCTGAAGACGAGTGAAgaactgcaggcatttcaggTGCAAGCTGTCAGGGGGAGCCTGCCTGGCGATGTACCTGAAGAACTTCATCTCGGCCACAGCGTAGCTCTCTGGCCAGATTGTGCTGGAGGTGTGGGCTTGCctaggctggctgctcacaaagacgTCTGAGTTGCCTTGCCGCAGCCCAAAGAGTACCTCGATCCGGTAGCTTTCTCTGCCGTTGGTCACCTTGAACTGGCAGGAGCGtctggggggcagcagcactAAATGCCAACTGTGTGACTCAAGCAAAGCCGGCCAGATTGCTCTCACCAGCTGGTAGAACCAGCGGGCAGTTTTCTCCACGTCCAGGTAGGAGCCCGTGCACAGGGTATGAAGGAGGCTGGGATCCTGAtgcctcctcagctcctcctcagggtggtgcaggaagcacagcatgtgctcaccctgctgctcactcGTGCAGGTGCACTCCTGCTGCACGCGGATGTGGAAGTTCCTCAAGCGCCTCTGccatgcagtgcccagctctagGTGGAAGCTGTGCCCTCGGGGAGGTGTCATGGGTATGAGCACCTGGTACACAACATCCTGCTCACGGGGACTCCAACCTTCGaaggcactgcccaccccaatGGCTCCTTGCAGCACCGGATAGAAACTGTTGGACAAGACCCGtcgaaaataaattgcaaaatgcTCCATCAGGGTTCTTGTCCACAtgcatcctccctgcaggtcctgcacAGGCCACTGTACGCGCTCCATTATGATTCTTCCAAAGTTGTCGGCACGATCACGGAATTCTTGCACTTGATTTCCAACGTCATTGACGTTTGCTGCATTGGCAGCTTCATTGGCAGCAGCATTGTCGACATCCTCTGCACGGCCATCATCACTGTCGTCTTCCTCCACCTCCATTTCATTGTCTccttcatcttcatttccaaagtcttcttcatgtgcatgcacattttCAACCTCCTCTTCATTTACACCACCATGTgcttctccttgctcctctgtcctcaggctccctttcctccacatATACCACAGTgccaagagaaggagcaggagcccagcaagagcccagagctgccagtgctgccgggcagaggagagcaggtctCCCCAGGCCAAGACACCCTGCTTCAGCAGGACCAGCTGCTCCACCTCCCGCTGCAGATgaatcttctcctcttcctggagCTTGGCACGCACCTCCATTCGCAGACGTGTCACCTCGTCCAAGCCATtacccacgggctgtgggtacTGGACTAAACTtggcaagagcaagagccacaATACCCAGGTATCCATGgtctgcaggaggatggagagaaggccttgagagggaggggctgagagggaggcagctggcagcagggattgtggggggcagcagggacaggaattccagggatctgggagcaggaagcacaggacCCCAGAGAGCTGGCAAGCAGCCAGGCCCGTTCCGCtgcccaagcagcagcagcagcagcagcagcagcagcagcagcagcagcagcagcacggtgtcctgcccaaggctgggccatgaggggctgttCCTGGATGCAGGGGGAAAAGCCAGCCCCGGGTACTGCGTTTCTGCCCCGGCCCttatccccagcccagcctccccaccATGTGTGCACTCACCGCTTGCCCAAGCAATACAGGGCCAGCGTTACCTGCTGGGGCCTTGTATAGCTGCCCCCATTTGTGACATGGCCCCGTCACGTCATGGACGTCACAGtacaccacagccagcccagccccaccctttgtccccaccccagctcagacTGTCGCAGGGGCCCTGGGGTACCGGTTAAGGCAGCCTTTGAGTGAATCTTCTTCAAAGAACCTCTCTTGGCccttctcttgtcttttttctcagctgccctCCACTGGCAATCTCATAGATATCCATGTTGGAAGGCACTCTTGAGGATCACGGAGTCAAAGCCTTGACTCCATGCTGAGCTTCAGTTAAATCTCTGAGTCTATAAAAGCTGCACTTTggtttcagccctgctgcttttctgaagaatgaGCATGACAGCATCCTCCTGGCTTCCCCACACCACTTGTGGACCAGGCCTCTGGAGAGCACTCCTTTTTTCTACTCCAGAAAGAGTTTCCCAGCACAATTGTTCTGCATTAGAAAGATGTCTTTTAGGTGACCAGTTCCAGATAGATTGGTCTGTCTTTCTGTGCATAAACAGGCACAGCTACACAGACTGCAGTGATGAACCGCCATCTAAGAGTCGCAGGCTGCTATTGTAGCTCTTCCCCCTGATTCCTACCCAAAAATGCTCAACCCCATCAGCACCATCATTAAGCTCTAGACAGGTGGAACCCCGCCTTACATAAAGGGTGAGCCCAGCGccccccccttccctgcctgtgtcttCTGCAGGGTTACAAAGATATAAACCAGAGGGCTATTGTGGTGGTCAGCAGCTTGCCTGAAGGCCTCACGCTTTCATTTCATCCTAATTTTAGAACTGAAGCAGAAGTAATTCTATAAGTACTTTAATGATGAAACTTAACCAGTGTGGACCGTTAGGGAGCAGGCCCGGACCGTTGGGGACACCAGCAGCTATTGGCTGTTTGACCGGGTGGCAACTGCTTCAACCAATGTGGACTGACCAGGCAGACATTCAGATCTGCAAAGGAAGAGAGCACTCAATAAAAGTTGCTTGCTGTGCATGAAGCTTGGTGCGTGTGTATGgtgccattcctgcctccacaatCAAAGTGGCAGAGGGGTTCCATACAGTAGGAAACTGGAGAAGTCTTGTTCCTTCCGAGTACCTcaggcagtgggggaaggaagagggtgaTGCACCTGGGAATTAGGATAAAAAAGGAGGCTGCGGCCTTGTCCTGGGTCTCAAGAAATCGAGACACCCCAAGGGGAAATGTCCcttggcctctccctttattccaatactattacaggactcctctgtgtcctccctggAGATAACCTCTGGCGTTGTGAAGTTTgttccccacagggacacaccctactctttcagtgctcattctccagctcttctctgctttctaacacatctaGAAGCCcgtgtccttgctgctgcacgGACCTCCCACggctctctgccagcagcactccagagctcccagctccagctggcagggcctcagcgcctgccctgtgccctcccgcCCTGACGGCCACACCAGGCCCTGCTTGCCGTCCTCATGGTGGCACTCCTGGCCCCAGCGTTCTCCAAGGCCTTCTCCGGGGGCACCTTCTTGCGGCCTTTCACTCTCTGCACCAGGCCCAGCAGAGACCTGAGAGCGGCAGTGGACaagggcctgcagggacagcaccaggccCAGTGGCTTCCCTCTGACAGTGGGCCGGCTTGGGCTGGAGATGCACAAGAAATTCTTgcctctcaggctgctcaggcccTTGCCTacacacactgcccacagcagctgtggctgccccatccctggcagcgttccaagccaggctggacggggtcTGAAACAAGCGGGCCCAggagaaggtgtccctgcccttggcagcagggttgcAACAAGACCATTTTTAAGCATCCTTCCAAGGGAGGCCCTTCTGGCCTTCTGTGGTCGCAGGGGCCGCGGTCAACTGGACTTAATTTCTGATTAGAACCAATTCACCACTGCAAGTATGGCCAATTTCAAGGAGACTCTTCACAAGCTCAGATTCACAACTTGTCGCTTTTACCTACACTACAGGTCTGGTTGAGGTCAATAAAGTCTTGCATGATCCAGGTTCTGGAATCTTGTCCTTTATTGAATCAAGAGCAACGAAATTTCCAGGTTGCTACTCATAAAAGCACTAACTATAGAACATAgttgtgtgtccccagcagacagagacaCGATATATGTCTTTGTCTTTactactacattaaaaaaaactcttaTATATTAAACTccttatatatacaatataacatttataattGCTACGTATGATATAAATGTAtcaattttttggaaattttaaaataacatgttttcatCCATATAAGATATAAGTGCCCTATGAGCATTAATACGTATCACAACTTAGAGTGACGCTAAATATTGGCTATATTGcattctttaaacaaaattacatatttgaccctttagaataatttcttctcatgaTATAATAGTTACATAATTCATGTAGTtgacaatatttatattattccattggcttttatgatattttacTATTATATATGATAATTGATAAGCTTTCTAGCATATAATATGTACACAGgggatatatatacacaaattaaCAACCTAGATCTTTACATATACAAAGTATCAGGTCAGCTCCAACACAGTTGGTACAATGCTGACCTGAAGGATTCCcatgagggaagaaggagaaacaacGTCCATTCAGCAATCCCAAACATTGCCCAGggattgtggagtctccctccccagagagagagagtcaaCAACCTTGATCCAAACGCAATCCTTTGTAGTGTAGAGCGGGAAGACCTGCCGGGAGCACCCCTGAAGCAAATGATGCCACCAGTGGTCCTTTCAAACATTCCCTCATCTGAGATTCTGAGATTCGTGTCTCGGCACAAGATGAAGCcctcagagggaaaatggaCTCAAAGAAAGAGGTGGGGGAATAATAGCATTTCCTTGTGCATGTTCCTTGATCTTTGGAGCCAACCTGGTCATCactggatgcagtgctggggaggctcttgagaccacactgctgctgctgctgctgctgctgctgatggcataGTGCTGCTACGCAgcgttttcccttccctctccgaAACCtaccttctcccttcttttcccatctctcctgaGAACTGGTTCTCTGCCCCCCGGTGTGAGCctcacaagcacagctctgtgcaggagaacCTCTTTCACTGTTCATTTCTAAGGATCCGTTTGAACCAATGCTGCAGATCCATGTACTGGTTCATTGCCTGAGAGTGGGCAACGGGATCCATCACCAGGTCATGGAAGAGATTGCGTGACCTGGCCATTAGGACCTCTGGGGGCAAGCGGATGCCCTCAGGAAGCCTCTGGTTGCCCACAATGAAGTGATTGAGGCGTCTCCTTTCCACACACGTGCGCAGGCTCTCACTGATATCCATCAGCCGGCTCACAAAATGTCTCC from Ammospiza nelsoni isolate bAmmNel1 chromosome 5, bAmmNel1.pri, whole genome shotgun sequence includes:
- the LOC132073506 gene encoding inositol 1,4,5-trisphosphate receptor-interacting protein-like 1 yields the protein MGKEGRRPLSTAALRSLLGLVQRVKGRKKVPPEKALENAGARSATMRTQGLLSILLQTMDTWVLWLLLLPSLVQYPQPVGNGLDEVTRLRMEVRAKLQEEEKIHLQREVEQLVLLKQGVLAWGDLLSSARQHWQLWALAGLLLLLLALWYMWRKGSLRTEEQGEAHGGVNEEDDVGNQVQEFRDRADNFGRIIMERVQWPVQDLQGGCMWTRTLMEHFAIYFRRVLSNSFYPVLQGAIGVGSAFEGWSPREQDVVYQVLIPMTPPRGHSFHLELGTAWQRRLRNFHIRVQQECTCTSEQQGEHMLCFLHHPEEELRRHQDPSLLHTLCTGSYLDVEKTARWFYQLVRAIWPALLESHSWHLVLLPPRRSCQFKVTNGRESYRIEVLFGLRQGNSDVFVSSQPRQAHTSSTIWPESYAVAEMKFFRYIARQAPPDSLHLKCLQFFTRLQLGLGFSTYTIKTIVMHLLSILPASQWRRRHFVSRLMDISESLRTCVARRRLNHFIVGNQRLPEGIRLPPEVLMARSRNLFHDLVMDPVAHSQAMNQYMDLQHWFKRILRNEQPLSTAALRSLLGLVQRVKGRKKVPPEKALENAGARSATMRAI